The sequence TCTTCCGTATTTATACGACATTTGACAACGGAAAGTGAGGAATTTTAATGAGGAATTTTCTGCGCTGTCagagaaatattttctttttgacagattaacatttttttacaCTTGACGCGTGGCGCGCGTATGCAGACGAACGATTCAATAGTCGCGTGCCAGAGGCTGCAGTTCGAGGTCgttttcaaactgaaaatatcgcattgaaaataaatgttaatCCGTGAATAAGATTGATATCGATAATCCGCGATATGTCCTGGATTTATGGATTGCTTTCTACGATAATCCGACCGGatgtttgaaattcttatcGGCGACGAATAGAAAACAGATAATTCTGCAGgtaagaaaattatttcacatGATTCAATAGAAGCAAGTTTTAGATAGAGcggataaataataattctgCAGGACCAGTTTCCACAGCTTTTGCTAAAGATTTGACTTATAACTGTTCATGTTCGATGTTTTGTTCCAAAATCAACTGAACAAAGTATAACCAggtcctggacccagtttcatgaaaCTCATAAACTCCTTAATTGATATAATTAAGAGATTTAGAATGCATGAAGGAATTAAATCGATTATCACATGTTGACTGTAGTTGACTAGAGTCACAACATAAAATATCATGCAAAAATTAACTTTTAGATGGAAACGTCAGAAATCAAGAAATATACCTTGCATGAAAAACTGCAAACAAAGTATGAAGATATAATTGAAAGTTGATAATGGTGTTAATGCAGTACCTGGTGGCTCTGAGTGTTGCGTGTTATACGATATTCGGGGTTGATTCGGTTCAAGAgactttcattgaaatttcaaagtcaagTAGAAATATTCACGTAATTTCGCCTACACGTACAACGGACCCCGTTTATACCGAACTTACTGTGCCTGTACGTGTGTTTTAAACTGTACTCTGGAATgcgtcatttttttttcatcgaatACTTATTCAATAACGAAAGGCAAAAATAGACTTTGAGAAGAGCGGCGTCGGTTTATTAGAGTTTGAATAAATCATCGGTTAAAAATAGCACGCACTTATTGACAGATTGATAATCTCAGATTATTTGAtgatatatcagataattaTTGAGATTAAGCGCGATATTTCAGTGAAGagtattatatataaatcaccagcagcagcagcagcggcagcagcggcTCACCCCCTGTTGGTCCCGTTGCGTCGCCTAAGTCTAAATCTACTCTCAATCAATACTGATCTCATCTGTAACACGAGTCAATAATCGTTAATACgaatatatttacaaatcaCTCTAATACTGACCACTAGAATTAATCATACCCTTaacctctctctccctctccctgtcaCAGACACGACTAAAAACCTCATAGTTTTCACTTGTCTACTGTTTTCCGGTCAATACGAGATTTACAACATGTTCTACTGATACGATTTCCTGACCCAGTTCTAACGAGTGTTTTCCTACAAATTAATGCAGCTCATTCTCGAGAGTATTTCGAGGGGTCGGGCTGTAAGGCCAAGTATACCTGAAGGGGGCGGCATTTCGAGGGGTCGGGCTGTAAGGCCAAGTATACCTGAAGGGGGCGGCATCTCGAGGGGTCGGGCTGTAAGGCCAAGTATACCTGAAGGGGGCGGCATTTCGAGGGGTCGGGCTGTAAGGCCAAGTATACCTGAAGGGGGCGGCATCTCGAGGGGTCGGACTGTAAGGCCAAGTATACCTGAAGGGGGCGGCATTTCGAGGGGTCGGGCTGTAAGGCCAAGTATACCTGAAGGGGGCGGCATCTCGAGGGGTCGGGCTGTAAGGCCAAGTATACCTGAAGGGGGCCGGGTCGACAGGTTGATGGAATTGAAATCATCGCTTCTCCGCCCCTTGTCTAATCTACTGTCGTGATGTATCTTTAtctttctacatttttttaaatcaattatctaCTCACTCTCTtagttattaattattatgtcactcataatttatttgtaattacCCTCTCACTCAGTTCTCCGTAATTAGTGTCAGTCTACCTACAAATTCTGTTGTTTTTCTATTGACTACACTCATTCACTTGATGAAGCTGCGAGattcattagaagcgaaaACTTGTTCgacaaataaatagttaacctatacaaGACTACTCGTCTTGTTACTTATTTTAAACCTGGTTACAACACGGCTACTCTACGAATACATTTTGTGCGTATGAATCGATAAACAAATACAGGTAAAAATGACAATCGTGTTTATTTACACAGTGGATGATGATGACTGTTGTCGCAATTCTGCCGATGGTGGCGCTGGTAGTACTGGTAGCGGCGGATGAATACATTGACGTCACGATAAAACCTGGGACTATTCGCGGAATCCGCAAAACTCGCAACTATGGATTAAGTAATAAATCATTTCTTATGATTGTATTGACttctgaaatagaattttttattgtttatttacatcTGGCTTAGAATAACTGAAGCTTTAGTTCAACAGGTGTGAGTTATGAGTTGAACATCCCTGcgcactaagaataaaaagagtccgaaatatttctgtttagacgtttcaactatatcctaatagtcctccgcaggaatactgatgttgtcctcattgatgaaacactttatgttcgtgttgtaaagatataaaatctgatttgtTTCGTTTCATAGTTCATGATGAAATCAACTGTGTACAACTAAGGAACttgtattttcagataaattaACCCAGACTATAGATGTATTCCAAGGAGTTCCATACGCCGAGCCGCCTCTCAATGAGCTGCGATTTATGGTAAATATCGGAACATATAAAACGATACAAAAATATCGGAATAAATTTCGAATATtggaaattcaagatgaaaaatatataaatatttatgatgAATCTATTTTTCAGAATCCGGTTCCAAAATCGAGTTGGGCACCAGGAATCTGGAATGCTTCACATTACGGATATCGATGTCCGTCTTTATCTTACCCAGGAAGAGAAAATGATTCACTATCAGACGACAGAAACGAGGATTGTTTATATCTGAATATATATACTCCATACGAGGTATAACCTCCCTTACTACGTGTCATTATACCTCCCTGCCTCCATGTCTTACCCTCACTACCTCCCTACATACTCCCAATAACCCCTCTACCTCACTACAGGTGTACCACTCCTCCGCAACCCCGCCTCCCAGCGTCGAGCAAGCAGTATCGAAAAACCTTTATGAAACATGTTGAAAtattaaatcgattttaaaatgCGAATTTCTGAAATTATATCATGATTTTATCTAATGCGAGGTAGAATCCTCATTCAAAGACAACTGAATAAATTGTACTGTTGAATCTGATTATGGAATCGTGACATGTACTGTTTCAGAGAAGTCACCCGAACGCTAAATACCCGGTGATACTGTACGTTCACGGTGGatcgtttttatttgattCCGGTGCTGAATTTGACGGTCATGTTTTACCTCAATTCGGAGTCGTTTTGGTCACGTTTAACTACAGACTCGGAGTTCTAGGTTTGTATACACGGCTGGAATATTATACTAACactaataactgatgttactgctgctgctgctgctgctgctgctgctgctgctgctgctgctgctgctgctgctgctgctgctgctgctgctgctgatgctgctgctgctgctgctgctgctgctgctgctgctgttgctgctgctgctgctgctagtcTTATAGAATTTGTGCTGATAGAATTTCATACTAAAATAGTTGGAACATGTAATTTAATTCTTTaaacgaatttgaaattaatttagaATTCAATTATCGTTGTATCCTACAATGTGTGGACTTTAGGACCTTTTAGGTTATATCAGTTATCATCTAATATCACCAGTTGTCCAGCGTTTCGTTTTACTTCATTTTGTATTTCCATCTGCATCTTGGGGGATTATAAAtcatgaatgaattgaatatgattGAGGAGTGTAAAGACTAAATCATCAGAGTCAGATGAGCagataaaatgataatgtatGTTGCAGGATTCCTGACTACAGGAGATGAAAGATTACCAGGACAATACGGTTTACTAGATCAGATATTCGTGATGCAATGGGTACAAAAATATATCTCAAAGTTTCGCGGAGATCCGACTAGTGTAACGCTAATAGGAAACAGTTGTGGCGGGGTTAGTGTAGGAATACATTTACTATCCGCTAAAACTAAAGGTaagacccgggttcgaacccacgtgTTGTAGACGAATGAATATTCATTAGCTCTTCTACATAAATTTGCATATCGATTTTTTAGGATTGTTTCACCGTGTTATAATAATGAGTGGACCTCCGAACTCATATTTTGGTATTCACGCTCctgatgttgattttaagCTGTTTATGGATAATGTAACAGGAACAGTGAATTGTACTCGAGCCTCCATATCTGACAGTGTCAACTGTCTACGCAAAATTCCTTGGCCTGAATTCGTGCATCACACAGTACGTATCTGATATTAGAAAAATCTCGGACCAGAGCTTTTTGTTCGTTTTATTTTTACCGAATCAAATTGTTAGAAAAAGTAGGAAGCGACAAATGAAACAGAGAACAAATAAAGAGAATTAAAGAACATCATTAGGAAATacgatttaagaaaaaagaggacaattcataaataattcgaagaaaaacataaatattatagaataaaTTAACGCTGAACgtttttataaaatcattcagTTGATTTCAACATGCTAATCATAGATATACTGAATAATGAATACCCGAATACCTGTTATTGTGTTATTTGTATCCTGCCTTCAGTTAATCTTGAAAAATGGTAAAAGGATGATTTAGTTATTATTAAGTTCTCTTGATGTAATAACATAGTAATAAAGTTGTTTATTCTCTATTTATGATCTATTCTATCTCATTATGTCAATCAAAGTGAGTTGAATGTCTCAATCAGCTCTGGGTACTAATCGTTTAAACTCTATTTATGATTCATGATTACAATGTACATGTcactaaaaaaagaaataaatgaataaatttgatacaTAAAAAGCTGACCCTGGGGGTCCTGGATAAAGACTCCATTAAACCTATTTTAACCAGTTAGatataattgaaaaagaaaaaaaaacgaagacCAGAGCAAAATAGACCCATGCAACGCTGCGAGTAGGGTTCGAACCTACGCGGGAAGATCCCATTGGATTTCAAGTCCAACGCCTTAACCACTCGGCCATCGCAGCTGTTGACTGCAGTGACTGAAATAGCCATTTTAATGACACGAAAATTGACCGTGACGTGAATATGTCCAGCGTCAGGTGTTTGGGGAAAATGTGTTAATTTATCGATATATCAAAAGCGTTAAGAGTGTTATAATAAACATACGTATTAAACGGGTATAGGTCTATGAAAATACGCTTCGATATTGATTAACgatattgattattgattttatcaatAGATATATGTATGTGATCAATAGACAACGTTGAAGTTCATTCTGGtattagaaatgatattttctactttttcaGCACAACACCTACCCGCGAATTTCTCCGACCGGCGTCAATCTAAAACCGTACGTtgataataacattttaacCGGATTTCCGTTAGATCTGATCAGAACGAACCAGTATCGCCGCCTGCCGATCATTATCGGAACTGTAAAACACGAATGGGTCCGCAATATGGGAGGATTCTTCTCCGAAATGGGATACGACCACAGTAAGTATCACGGCGATATCAGCTGGAATAAATCATGCAGGCTGCATTTTAATCAGGGGGCACAGTTTTAAAGATTTCACTGCAGCCCCTTTTTAATCAAGACTTGTCTTACGTAGGTTGTGGTAAACAGAAATAAGATGGTCTAAACTGGTCTCAGTGGTCTAAAAGTTGAGACAGTGAACCTGGACTCAAAGTACTCGAGCCGTCTCAGGCCTTTCTGctaaattctattttttcttttcttgtaGTCGATCTGTGTAAAGGATTGTCGCGTGAcctgtttttgaaaatactcCGGAAAATCTTCAAAGAAAGATTTGGATTTTCAAGCTATATTCGTGAACAGATAATGTTTGAATACACGGATTGGAGCAATATAGACGATCCTTTTATCAATAGAGATAACTATGTGCAGGTCAATTATCATattcacgattggtagaacactatatccgtgttgacgcgatgaggagagaatcccacaatgataataaaaagtccgaaaatgaaacttcgagacattattcctgaaaagatgactattaggatatagtcgaaacgttgaaataaactactatctcgaagtttcattttcggactttttattatcattgtggaaTTCTCTCCTTAATTATCATATACCACACCATTTGTTCAAACCAATCAAGTAACAACTTGTCGATGATGTAACTTGAAGCAATCGATCAAAATTCGATActtaattcaaaatcaaccaattaCATTGGTCTAGTTCatggtttattcaacgtttcgactgcCACCGAACACGGTAGTTCGAATAAAAGTATTTCACACTCTTTTTTCTTTCCCAGTTTGACTTTTTCTATTTGAACTATTTTCAGCTAATGACAGATCTAGCAATGTTGGCTCCGAGTGTTCAACTTTCTAAAGAATTGACTGAAACTGGAAGCGAAGTATTCttctatatatttcatcacGTACAAAAGATTCAAACCGCGAATGAATTGAGAGAACGGTGTAAATCAGACGGGAACTATTGGCGctataattacacatatcacgAGAGCGATTTGAATTATCTGTTCGGAGCGCCTTTCTCTAAACGTAGAATATACCACACTTGGATTGATGAGGAATTCACTAAAGAAGATTTAATCGTTAGCGAATTAGCGATGACATTATGGACAAATTTCGCTAAATACGGGTAATATACTTTTAAACTCCCCGCTATTCATAACCGGTTTTATTATCGCGACACAATATAATTGATTGTAAGCGCTCGACGAGTACGCAGCTGCGATGGCCGAGAGGTTAAGGCGTTGGACTCGAAATCCAATGGGATCTTCCCGCGTAGGTTCGAACCCTACTCGCAGCGATGATTTTTTGTCATTAACTTCTTTTTGGATTCAGACTTTTTTGATTGTCTCGCCATTATTTATTACTGGgttgtttataatcaaaactttttttcaaaataggtTTCTATTTGCAGAAATCCGACACCTGATGTGGAAGGTTCAAATACGAATCTAAAATGGAAACCATTTCGAATCGATCATACGAACTATCTCGACTTGAGAGGAAGTCATTCTAGAATGAGGAAACACATAAGACCGCACAAAGTcaatttttggaattatttagTGCCTTTATTAGAACACGAGGTGGCAGCAGCGTCTAGGAGTCACGCAGATCCTCCGGTTAGTCGGGTCGTTCTGTGGTCGTTTATCGCTCTATCTGTTTGTCTATTTATCGCTGTTTTAATACTCGTCATTGTTTTGTGCAGAAGATGAAAAAATCCTCTGAAATTAAGAGAACAAATTCTTAAAATTAATTGTAAGAAATTTCTGAAAGAAGTTTCTTCGTCGTAAACTTCGTTTATTTGTTGGACTTCGTCTTCTCgatacaattaaaaaacttGAATCTTTTTCTAGCCTCGGTTGAATATATCGAAACAGCTCATAGTTTTGACCCATGAAACTGTTTTATCCCTCTCcttaatcacaattaaataaaataagaaaaaaagacCTAATTTACTATTACTGCATCTGTTAACTGTAGCGTCTATGAGTTACACTTCTTGAATCAATGTCATTGCATTACCTTAAATTATTCACATTGTACATACCTTCTTTCAATGAATacgaattcttttttttgtattttcttaagAATCTTAAGAATAACTTAAACGTGTAAAATTTTCGACGATTTCAAATATCTAAACTTTGCCGTTGTATGTCGTAAACACTAACGAATACTATATCATTATCTATCAACTTTACCTGAAACATATTTCGTCGATCGGTTCAAAATCAATCTGTATATGAACAAAGCATTTATTACGAACAAGAAACTTCTGTTggagaaatgaattaaataaacttctatgtttttataaaatatgatttattttttctaaggTTTTCAATGTATTGATGgcttcaatttataatagaattTTCTGTACGCGTTTTACCCACGCGATTGACTGCGAAACCTCCGTCTTACAACATCTTACACAATTTAGCTGACGTTTAACACAATAACAGCTGACGTCATACACAATTCAGTTGACGTGTGACACAATATAGCTGACGTCACTATCTGACGTCATACACAGTTTAGCTGACGTGTGACACAATACG is a genomic window of Tubulanus polymorphus chromosome 5, tnTubPoly1.2, whole genome shotgun sequence containing:
- the LOC141905271 gene encoding neuroligin-4, X-linked-like: MTIVFIYTVDDDDCCRNSADGGAGSTDKLTQTIDVFQGVPYAEPPLNELRFMNPVPKSSWAPGIWNASHYGYRCPSLSYPGRENDSLSDDRNEDCLYLNIYTPYERSHPNAKYPVILYVHGGSFLFDSGAEFDGHVLPQFGVVLVTFNYRLGVLGFLTTGDERLPGQYGLLDQIFVMQWVQKYISKFRGDPTSVTLIGNSCGGVSVGIHLLSAKTKGLFHRVIIMSGPPNSYFGIHAPDVDFKLFMDNVTGTVNCTRASISDSVNCLRKIPWPEFVHHTHNTYPRISPTGVNLKPYVDNNILTGFPLDLIRTNQYRRLPIIIGTVKHEWVRNMGGFFSEMGYDHIDLCKGLSRDLFLKILRKIFKERFGFSSYIREQIMFEYTDWSNIDDPFINRDNYVQLMTDLAMLAPSVQLSKELTETGSEVFFYIFHHVQKIQTANELRERCKSDGNYWRYNYTYHESDLNYLFGAPFSKRRIYHTWIDEEFTKEDLIVSELAMTLWTNFAKYG